A portion of the Bifidobacterium lemurum genome contains these proteins:
- a CDS encoding LacI family DNA-binding transcriptional regulator produces the protein MKRDSGRKQPSMGDVAAAVGVSKTTISRYLHGEYGYMSDETKARIETAIKELGYRPNRMAQGLKSTVSNMVGVTIADIGNPFSSQMLKGIQQELRARDIQLLVSDSNNDPAIERANIEALLDAQVDGLIVNTVGGNDAYLTAYCTGGEPKPMVMLDRFVRPMVCDCVATNNHEATVEMLDHVAARGFSHVVFVTRSDRGVSTRSIRREAVERYLAGHGASVNGASDDGGLSGEVLVYDGGIDDLRARLAAVVGERGAGRVCLFANNEESMRDVMEAMPELDGERGRIGVCAFADERWARYSGEGITCLDQQPVLMGRTVAKALLARTCGGGDAEDAILEEGAADGIVVAARNDGHLLFEVPAQLHIHASTMR, from the coding sequence ATGAAACGAGACTCCGGACGCAAACAGCCGAGCATGGGGGATGTGGCGGCCGCGGTCGGAGTGTCGAAAACCACGATCTCGCGCTACCTGCACGGCGAGTACGGGTATATGTCCGACGAGACGAAAGCCAGGATCGAGACGGCCATCAAGGAGCTCGGCTATCGGCCGAACCGGATGGCGCAGGGGCTGAAATCCACCGTGAGCAACATGGTGGGCGTGACGATCGCCGACATCGGCAATCCGTTCAGCTCGCAGATGCTCAAGGGCATCCAGCAGGAGCTGCGCGCGCGCGACATCCAGCTGCTGGTCAGCGACTCGAACAACGATCCGGCGATCGAACGCGCGAACATCGAGGCGCTGCTCGACGCGCAGGTGGACGGGCTGATCGTGAACACGGTGGGGGGCAACGACGCGTACCTCACGGCCTACTGCACCGGCGGCGAGCCCAAGCCGATGGTGATGCTCGACCGTTTCGTGCGGCCGATGGTATGCGATTGCGTGGCGACCAACAACCATGAGGCCACGGTCGAGATGCTCGACCACGTGGCCGCGCGGGGCTTCTCCCACGTGGTGTTCGTGACCCGTTCCGACCGGGGCGTCAGCACCCGTTCCATCCGTCGCGAGGCGGTGGAGCGCTATCTGGCCGGGCATGGCGCGTCGGTGAATGGCGCGTCGGACGATGGCGGGCTAAGCGGCGAGGTGCTGGTGTACGACGGTGGAATCGACGACCTGCGCGCGCGTCTGGCCGCCGTGGTGGGGGAGCGCGGGGCCGGGCGCGTCTGCCTGTTCGCCAACAACGAGGAGAGCATGCGCGATGTGATGGAGGCGATGCCTGAGCTCGATGGCGAGCGTGGGCGGATCGGCGTGTGCGCCTTCGCCGACGAGCGATGGGCCCGTTACAGCGGCGAGGGCATCACCTGTCTCGACCAGCAGCCGGTGCTGATGGGGCGGACCGTGGCCAAGGCGTTGCTGGCGCGAACCTGTGGCGGCGGCGATGCCGAGGACGCCATCCTCGAAGAGGGCGCCGCGGATGGCATCGTCGTGGCCGCACGGAACGACGGCCACCTCCTGTTTGAAGTGCCCGCGCAACTTCATATCCACGCCTCCACTATGAGATAG
- a CDS encoding GntR family transcriptional regulator, with product MRFDDTSGEPLFKQVATQLNEAIVAGTYREGEQVPSTTEISSAYRINPATVLKGMNLLVDQGLLEKRRGLGMFVATGAREKARAAMREEFLTKRVAQLVAEAKRLGIGPDELSELIEKGYRQS from the coding sequence GTGCGATTCGACGACACCAGCGGCGAACCGCTGTTCAAACAGGTGGCGACCCAGCTCAACGAGGCCATCGTCGCCGGAACCTACCGGGAAGGCGAGCAGGTGCCCAGCACCACCGAGATCTCCTCCGCATATCGCATCAACCCGGCCACCGTGCTCAAAGGCATGAACCTGTTGGTCGACCAAGGATTGTTGGAGAAGCGACGGGGGCTGGGTATGTTCGTCGCCACAGGAGCCAGGGAAAAAGCCCGGGCGGCCATGCGCGAGGAATTCCTCACGAAACGCGTCGCCCAACTGGTGGCCGAGGCCAAACGGCTCGGCATCGGACCGGACGAGCTGTCCGAGCTGATCGAGAAGGGGTACCGTCAATCATGA
- a CDS encoding cystathionine gamma-synthase: MTTATFDFADSAAFATATRAIHAGQEPDPATGAVVTPIYMTSTYKQDAVGAPRNGYDYSRSVNPTRDSFDAQLAAVEGARYALSFSSGLAAIDVLLRSTLRPGDNILLGNDVYGGTYRLLAKVFVPWGIGLDVVDVTDTAAVAAAMEAKEYRYLWVETPSNPLLNITDIAAVSAVAHEHGVKVAVDNTFASPALQHPLEDGADVVVYSTTKYIGGHSDVVGGAVALNDEETREKIAFLQNAAGAVPSPFDSWLDIRGLKTLDLRVRRHSENALAIARWLEGRPEIERVWYPGLESHPGHEVAARQMHGGFGGMISVQVKGGLEAAKRFAEATRIFTLAESLGGVESLIEHPGAMTHASVSGTTLEVPENLVRLSVGIEGVDDLIADLEQALRVL, encoded by the coding sequence ATGACCACCGCAACCTTCGACTTCGCCGATTCCGCCGCCTTCGCCACCGCCACGCGCGCCATCCACGCCGGTCAGGAGCCTGATCCGGCCACCGGTGCCGTGGTGACGCCGATCTATATGACCTCCACCTATAAGCAGGATGCCGTCGGCGCGCCGCGCAACGGCTACGATTACAGCCGTTCCGTGAATCCGACCCGCGACTCCTTCGACGCGCAGCTCGCCGCCGTGGAGGGCGCGCGCTACGCATTGAGCTTCTCGTCCGGCCTGGCCGCCATCGACGTGTTGCTGCGCTCCACATTGCGCCCCGGCGACAACATCCTGCTCGGCAACGACGTGTACGGCGGCACCTACCGTCTGCTTGCCAAAGTGTTCGTGCCGTGGGGGATCGGCCTCGACGTGGTGGACGTGACCGACACGGCCGCGGTGGCCGCCGCGATGGAGGCCAAGGAGTACCGCTACCTGTGGGTGGAGACGCCGAGCAATCCGCTGCTCAACATCACCGACATCGCCGCGGTCTCCGCCGTCGCGCACGAGCATGGCGTCAAGGTCGCGGTCGACAACACCTTCGCCTCGCCCGCCCTGCAACATCCGCTTGAGGACGGCGCCGACGTGGTGGTGTATTCGACCACCAAATACATCGGCGGCCACTCCGACGTGGTCGGCGGCGCGGTGGCGCTCAACGACGAGGAGACGCGCGAAAAGATCGCCTTCCTGCAGAACGCCGCCGGTGCGGTGCCCTCGCCTTTCGACTCCTGGCTCGACATCCGCGGGCTCAAAACCCTCGACCTGCGCGTGCGGCGGCATAGCGAGAACGCGTTGGCGATCGCGCGCTGGCTGGAGGGGCGGCCCGAGATCGAACGCGTCTGGTATCCGGGCTTGGAATCGCATCCGGGGCATGAGGTCGCCGCGCGCCAGATGCACGGCGGATTCGGCGGCATGATCTCCGTGCAGGTCAAGGGCGGGCTTGAGGCGGCGAAACGCTTCGCCGAAGCTACAAGGATCTTTACGCTGGCCGAATCGCTGGGAGGTGTGGAAAGCCTGATCGAGCATCCGGGCGCCATGACCCACGCCTCGGTGTCCGGCACCACGCTTGAAGTGCCGGAGAATCTGGTGCGTCTGTCCGTCGGCATCGAAGGCGTCGATGATCTCATCGCCGATCTGGAGCAGGCATTGCGCGTGCTGTGA
- a CDS encoding ABC transporter permease subunit — translation MINKSILKQCLKSNGKMWAVFTAAAVAFLALIICTFDPTAFSAIASAAEGTALSGVTENLGSLLGTLETYYSMIAVLLGLVFVYLTSNSLVVEEVDSGSMAYTLSTPIRRSSVVITKMTYLIVSLALMMGVIAGSGYAITELRWGAVSDTAITDDVSVAAKSMNKDEDYVRTHLYVIKDDAEALSVGADARDLDEDSYLAYLDMKMDDNAYKAAAKELTKNRFDQYKDVTGDDRPDNDEIEITKEELEADPSLMLDDDDALKAGAEPKGMTLIEYRDYIQQIVDEQDASADEAADAEAAADSTANADSSSSSDDAIAATGAEAAALTDATTLTLTEPSDIMQVALMASAEALDTNTATLSDNLILMKDQKALDAASAATGVPAEQLTTLINQSMASAALSEDNGISFDNEAYAWLNFGCFLLLLAISAIGFFASCVFNRSKTAMALGGGLPFAFFLIEVITQMGESLENLKYFTINTLFDTEKIVAMDNFAPGLCALAGIAVTLYAAGCAIFCKKDLPL, via the coding sequence ATGATCAACAAGTCGATCCTCAAACAATGCCTGAAAAGCAACGGCAAGATGTGGGCGGTGTTCACCGCCGCGGCCGTGGCGTTCCTGGCGCTGATCATCTGCACCTTCGACCCGACCGCGTTCTCGGCCATCGCCAGCGCCGCCGAGGGCACCGCGCTGTCCGGCGTGACCGAGAATCTCGGATCGCTGCTCGGCACGCTGGAGACGTACTATTCGATGATCGCCGTGCTGCTCGGGCTCGTGTTCGTGTACCTCACCTCTAACAGCCTGGTCGTGGAGGAGGTGGACTCCGGCTCGATGGCCTACACGCTGTCCACGCCGATCCGCCGCAGCAGCGTGGTCATCACCAAAATGACGTATCTCATCGTCTCGCTCGCGCTGATGATGGGCGTGATCGCCGGTTCGGGCTACGCCATCACGGAGCTGCGCTGGGGCGCCGTGTCCGATACCGCGATCACCGACGACGTGTCCGTGGCGGCCAAATCCATGAACAAGGACGAGGATTACGTGCGCACGCATCTGTACGTCATCAAGGACGACGCCGAGGCGCTGTCGGTGGGCGCCGACGCGCGCGATCTGGACGAGGACTCCTATCTGGCGTACCTCGATATGAAGATGGACGACAACGCCTATAAGGCCGCCGCCAAGGAGCTCACCAAGAACCGCTTCGACCAGTACAAGGACGTGACCGGCGACGACCGCCCGGACAACGACGAGATCGAGATCACCAAGGAGGAGCTGGAGGCCGATCCTTCGCTGATGCTCGATGACGACGACGCGCTGAAGGCGGGTGCGGAGCCAAAGGGCATGACGCTGATCGAATACCGCGACTACATCCAGCAGATCGTCGACGAGCAGGACGCGTCCGCGGATGAGGCGGCCGATGCCGAAGCCGCGGCCGACAGCACCGCCAACGCCGATTCCTCCTCGTCCTCAGATGACGCAATCGCCGCGACCGGCGCCGAAGCCGCGGCCCTCACCGACGCGACGACGCTCACCCTGACCGAACCGTCCGACATCATGCAGGTTGCGTTGATGGCCTCCGCCGAGGCGCTCGACACCAACACCGCCACCTTAAGCGACAATCTGATCCTGATGAAGGACCAGAAGGCCCTGGACGCGGCCAGCGCCGCGACCGGCGTGCCCGCCGAGCAGCTCACCACACTCATCAACCAGTCGATGGCCAGCGCCGCCTTGTCCGAGGATAACGGCATCAGCTTCGACAACGAGGCCTACGCTTGGCTGAACTTCGGCTGCTTCCTGCTGTTGCTGGCGATCTCCGCCATCGGCTTCTTCGCCAGCTGCGTGTTCAACCGTTCGAAGACGGCGATGGCGTTGGGCGGCGGCCTGCCGTTCGCCTTCTTCCTGATCGAGGTGATCACGCAGATGGGTGAGTCGCTGGAGAACCTCAAGTACTTCACGATCAACACCCTGTTCGACACGGAGAAGATCGTGGCGATGGACAACTTCGCGCCGGGATTGTGCGCGCTGGCGGGCATCGCCGTGACGCTCTACGCCGCCGGCTGCGCGATCTTCTGCAAGAAGGACCTGCCGCTGTGA
- a CDS encoding ABC transporter ATP-binding protein — MMDGTKAILQGRGLSKSFGRGAAREQVLFDVDIDVREGECLAVIGGSGSGKSTLTRILLGLETADAGVVCYDGLAVNSSQSVADAAVVDTNVDSGAARVKPSSLSAMRKLPGFQALRRESGLVFQDPFGSLDPHWSVWRSVAEPVMLRHKDMPREAVLERVDQALRTVGLDPAVFARRHPANLSGGQAQRVAIARAIVNEPRVILADEPMSAIDVAARVQILEAFRAIRQARPGTALIVVSHDLGVVQHLADRIVVLHDGRVEEVGETDAMLADSRNAYTRQLIDAASMRW; from the coding sequence CTGATGGACGGGACCAAGGCGATACTGCAAGGGCGGGGATTGAGTAAATCCTTCGGCCGCGGCGCCGCGCGCGAACAGGTGCTGTTCGACGTGGATATCGACGTGCGCGAGGGGGAGTGCCTCGCCGTCATCGGGGGTTCGGGATCCGGCAAATCCACGTTGACGCGTATTCTGCTCGGTCTGGAGACCGCGGACGCGGGTGTGGTGTGCTATGACGGGCTCGCGGTCAACTCCTCCCAATCGGTGGCCGATGCCGCGGTCGTGGATACGAATGTGGATTCCGGTGCAGCACGCGTCAAGCCGTCGTCATTGTCGGCCATGCGCAAATTGCCTGGATTCCAAGCGTTGCGGCGGGAGTCCGGACTGGTGTTCCAGGATCCGTTCGGATCGCTCGACCCGCATTGGAGCGTATGGCGTTCGGTGGCCGAACCGGTGATGCTGCGGCATAAGGATATGCCCCGCGAGGCGGTGTTGGAACGGGTGGATCAGGCGTTGCGCACCGTGGGGCTTGATCCGGCGGTGTTCGCCCGGCGGCATCCGGCGAATCTCTCCGGCGGACAGGCGCAACGCGTCGCCATCGCCCGCGCCATCGTCAACGAGCCCCGTGTGATTCTCGCGGACGAGCCGATGAGCGCCATCGATGTGGCGGCCCGTGTCCAGATTCTCGAGGCCTTCCGTGCGATCCGTCAGGCCAGGCCCGGTACCGCGCTGATTGTGGTGTCTCATGATCTGGGTGTAGTACAGCATCTGGCCGACCGCATCGTCGTGCTGCATGACGGTCGTGTCGAAGAGGTCGGCGAAACCGACGCCATGCTTGCCGATTCGCGGAACGCATACACGCGTCAGCTGATTGACGCGGCCTCGATGCGTTGGTGA
- a CDS encoding pyridoxal-phosphate dependent enzyme, whose amino-acid sequence MTIADSTADLIGNTPLVKLRHLPQAAGVKATIVVKIEYMNPGGSSKDRIAERIIDAAERSGQLKPGGVIVEPTSGNTGVGLAMVAQQRGYRAIFVVQDKVSESKRAVLRAYGAEVVVAPTDVEPDDPRSYYRVSDRLAAAIPGAFKPNQYDNPNGPASHYATTGPEIWRASEGKVTHFVAGIGTGGTISGTGRYLKEASNGAVKVIGADPEGSIYSNPDDVHQYKIEGVGEDFYPKAFDRNITDSIVQIGDAEAFETTRRLAAEEGLLVGGSSGMAVAAAIKYARDNDLDESQTVVVLAPDSGRSYLDKIFNDEWMRANGFADVVERTTRPSIAERYLAN is encoded by the coding sequence ATGACCATCGCCGACTCCACCGCCGACCTGATCGGCAACACCCCACTCGTCAAGCTTCGCCACCTGCCCCAAGCGGCCGGCGTCAAGGCCACCATCGTCGTCAAAATCGAATACATGAATCCGGGCGGCTCCTCGAAGGACCGCATCGCCGAACGCATCATCGACGCGGCCGAACGCTCCGGACAACTCAAGCCCGGCGGCGTGATCGTCGAACCCACCTCGGGCAACACCGGCGTGGGGCTGGCCATGGTGGCCCAGCAGCGCGGCTACCGCGCGATCTTCGTCGTGCAAGACAAAGTCAGCGAATCGAAGCGCGCGGTGCTGCGCGCCTATGGAGCCGAGGTCGTCGTGGCCCCCACCGATGTGGAGCCGGATGATCCGCGCTCCTACTACCGCGTCTCCGACCGTCTCGCCGCCGCCATCCCCGGCGCGTTCAAACCCAACCAGTACGACAATCCCAACGGTCCGGCCAGCCACTACGCCACCACCGGTCCGGAGATCTGGCGGGCCAGCGAAGGCAAGGTCACACATTTCGTGGCCGGCATCGGCACCGGCGGCACCATCTCCGGCACCGGCCGCTACCTCAAGGAGGCGTCGAACGGCGCGGTGAAGGTGATCGGCGCCGATCCGGAAGGCTCCATCTACTCCAATCCCGACGATGTGCACCAGTACAAAATCGAAGGCGTGGGCGAGGATTTCTACCCCAAGGCCTTCGACCGAAACATCACCGACAGCATCGTGCAGATCGGCGACGCCGAGGCCTTCGAGACGACCCGGCGTCTCGCCGCCGAGGAGGGACTGCTGGTCGGCGGATCGTCCGGCATGGCCGTGGCCGCCGCCATCAAGTACGCGCGAGACAACGACCTCGACGAGAGCCAGACCGTCGTGGTGCTCGCGCCCGACTCCGGCCGCAGCTACCTCGACAAGATCTTCAACGACGAATGGATGCGCGCCAACGGCTTCGCCGACGTGGTGGAACGCACCACCCGCCCCTCGATCGCCGAGCGGTATCTGGCGAATTAA
- a CDS encoding ABC transporter ATP-binding protein: MDIIEVSHLTKDYGFNRGVFDVSFAVEQGEVFGFLGPNGAGKTTTIRHIMGFSKPQEGTIRVQGRDSWREAATIKRSLGYLPGELEFPSGMTGTQFIDYMAELRHVPDRARTDELIERFRVNPNGEIARMSLGQKRKLAIVAAFMHDPDVLVLDEPTSGLDPIMQERFIEFVADEKRRGKTILLSSHIFSEVDATCDRIAIIKDGHLVSTVVADELRHNDEKVFEAEFTTDEEYERFLAETTLTVDSARPERRQVRVRFTDDRDREFFAQMGRRQLVFLTEVKFTLEDYFMAFYDRKKSVEEGKEGMAHGLVH, from the coding sequence GTGGACATCATCGAAGTGAGTCATCTCACCAAGGACTACGGGTTCAACCGTGGCGTGTTCGACGTCTCGTTCGCCGTCGAACAGGGCGAGGTGTTCGGATTCCTCGGCCCCAACGGCGCGGGCAAAACCACCACCATCCGGCATATCATGGGCTTCTCGAAACCGCAGGAGGGCACCATCCGGGTGCAGGGACGGGACAGTTGGCGCGAGGCGGCGACCATCAAACGCTCGCTCGGCTATCTGCCGGGCGAATTGGAGTTCCCCTCGGGCATGACCGGCACGCAGTTCATCGACTATATGGCCGAGCTGCGCCATGTGCCCGACCGCGCGCGCACCGACGAGCTCATCGAACGCTTCCGGGTGAACCCAAACGGCGAGATCGCACGCATGAGCCTGGGCCAGAAGCGCAAACTCGCCATCGTCGCGGCCTTCATGCACGACCCGGACGTGCTGGTGCTCGACGAGCCCACCAGCGGACTCGACCCGATCATGCAGGAGCGGTTCATCGAATTCGTGGCCGACGAGAAACGCCGGGGCAAAACCATCCTGCTCTCCAGCCACATCTTCTCCGAGGTCGACGCCACCTGCGACCGCATCGCCATCATCAAGGACGGCCATCTGGTCTCCACCGTGGTGGCCGACGAGCTGCGGCACAACGACGAGAAGGTGTTCGAGGCGGAGTTCACCACCGACGAGGAATACGAGCGCTTCCTCGCCGAGACGACCCTCACCGTCGATTCCGCGCGCCCCGAACGCCGGCAGGTGCGCGTGCGCTTCACCGATGACCGCGACCGCGAGTTCTTCGCCCAGATGGGCCGCCGCCAACTCGTGTTCCTCACCGAGGTCAAATTCACATTGGAGGACTATTTCATGGCGTTCTACGACCGCAAGAAATCCGTCGAGGAAGGAAAGGAGGGCATGGCTCATGGCCTCGTGCATTGA
- a CDS encoding ABC transporter ATP-binding protein, which translates to MSLVITNLSKTFDGVPALDRVSLVLNDGVIYGLFGRNGAGKSTLMATIANRIVPSGGGITLDGANALDNERAQGRVYLVNETLPFLMAHSLKSFFRNEERFYGGFDWTLATRMLVAFDIDPASKYGGLSLGSRMIVRLVAALCVPVDVLLLDEPVLGLDAVNRELFYRFLLEAYAERPRTIVISTHIIDEIAHVIEHAIILEEGQVFDDFAMDRVARRAAELTGPADVVEAYAAGNWLLVMRRQSLGAMVALTVKGEVDAADLPEGVTARPLGLQEYCVHLTSSYAQAAAERNRRDGIEV; encoded by the coding sequence ATGAGCCTCGTCATCACCAATCTGAGCAAAACATTCGACGGCGTGCCGGCGCTCGACCGCGTGAGCCTGGTGCTCAACGACGGCGTGATCTACGGGCTGTTCGGCCGCAACGGCGCGGGCAAATCCACGCTGATGGCCACCATCGCCAACCGGATCGTGCCCAGCGGCGGCGGCATCACCCTGGACGGCGCCAACGCGCTGGACAACGAGCGTGCGCAGGGGCGCGTCTATCTGGTCAATGAGACGCTGCCGTTCCTCATGGCCCATTCGCTCAAGTCGTTCTTCCGCAATGAAGAGCGGTTCTACGGTGGCTTCGACTGGACACTGGCCACACGCATGCTGGTCGCGTTCGACATCGACCCCGCCTCGAAATACGGTGGCCTCTCGCTCGGCTCGCGCATGATCGTGCGTTTGGTCGCCGCGTTATGCGTGCCCGTCGACGTGCTGCTGCTCGACGAGCCGGTGCTCGGCCTCGACGCGGTCAACCGCGAGCTGTTCTACCGGTTCCTGCTGGAGGCATACGCCGAACGTCCGCGCACCATCGTCATCTCCACGCATATCATCGACGAGATCGCGCATGTCATCGAACATGCGATCATCCTTGAAGAAGGTCAGGTGTTCGACGATTTCGCAATGGACCGCGTGGCGAGGCGCGCCGCCGAGCTCACCGGGCCCGCCGATGTGGTGGAGGCGTACGCGGCCGGCAACTGGCTGCTGGTGATGCGGCGGCAGTCGCTGGGAGCGATGGTCGCGCTGACGGTCAAAGGCGAGGTGGACGCCGCCGACCTGCCGGAGGGAGTCACGGCGCGTCCGCTCGGATTGCAGGAGTATTGCGTCCATCTCACCTCCTCCTATGCCCAGGCGGCCGCCGAACGGAACCGTCGTGATGGAATCGAGGTCTGA
- a CDS encoding TetR/AcrR family transcriptional regulator C-terminal domain-containing protein: MTVAKSETRDRRARRTRKAIDEAFLSLMRQKGFERITVGEVAERADINRATFYLHYVDKYDWMNAYVDGLFEELAEEMGRPDVPIDELQQSQTLERLFAHLDRHFDTYALLLSNGGGDLLQRRLKPMILTLMREMPATDQLQASPLETEFMAQLIASSAAGLIVWWVQNNRPISAHQVAGALMKVHRFVTTMKPDGDGDASIMEDEHVINR, translated from the coding sequence ATGACCGTGGCGAAAAGCGAAACCCGCGACCGCAGGGCGCGGCGCACGCGCAAGGCGATCGACGAGGCGTTCCTCTCGTTGATGCGGCAGAAGGGATTCGAACGCATCACGGTGGGCGAGGTGGCCGAACGCGCGGATATCAACCGAGCCACCTTCTACCTGCATTACGTGGACAAATACGATTGGATGAACGCCTACGTGGACGGGCTGTTCGAGGAGCTGGCCGAGGAGATGGGCCGGCCCGACGTGCCGATCGACGAACTGCAGCAGTCGCAGACGCTGGAGCGGCTGTTCGCCCATCTGGACCGGCATTTCGACACCTACGCGTTGCTGCTGTCGAACGGCGGCGGCGATCTGCTGCAAAGGCGGCTCAAGCCGATGATCCTGACGCTGATGCGCGAGATGCCGGCCACCGACCAATTGCAGGCCTCCCCATTGGAGACGGAGTTCATGGCGCAGCTCATCGCGTCCTCGGCGGCGGGGCTGATCGTGTGGTGGGTGCAGAACAACCGGCCCATCTCCGCCCATCAGGTGGCCGGCGCGCTGATGAAGGTGCATCGCTTCGTCACCACGATGAAACCGGATGGCGACGGCGACGCGTCTATCATGGAAGACGAACACGTGATAAACCGATAA
- a CDS encoding ABC transporter ATP-binding protein — protein sequence MASCIEIRNLTHDYGAGRGVFDVSLDVQDGECFGFAGINGAGKTTTIRHLMGFLKPDSGTAAIRGRDCWRDACEIKRSVGYVPGEIAFPAVGTGNDFLDLQMERARTHDRAYRDYVCDALQLDPTAGLKAMSKGMKQKTALAAAFMAKPDILIMDEPTTGLDPLMRDRFLELLDERLKAGCTVFMSSHIFGEMERSCDRVALIKDGHIADVKDVNEIRHNHHKEFRVEFATREEYERARALGFELAEERPERLQITFGVDDGDIALLLNALMEFDVLWFKEIKHSLEEYVLTVFEAEEAGKADDADGTDTTDALR from the coding sequence ATGGCCTCGTGCATTGAGATCCGAAACCTCACCCACGACTACGGCGCGGGCCGCGGCGTCTTCGACGTGTCGCTGGACGTGCAAGACGGCGAATGCTTCGGATTCGCCGGCATCAACGGCGCGGGCAAAACCACCACCATCCGCCATCTCATGGGCTTTTTGAAACCCGACTCCGGCACGGCGGCCATCCGCGGACGCGACTGCTGGCGTGACGCCTGCGAGATCAAACGGTCGGTCGGCTACGTTCCCGGCGAGATCGCCTTCCCCGCCGTGGGAACCGGCAACGACTTCCTCGACCTGCAGATGGAGCGCGCCCGCACGCACGACCGGGCCTACCGCGACTATGTGTGCGACGCCCTGCAGCTCGACCCCACGGCCGGGCTCAAGGCGATGAGCAAGGGCATGAAGCAGAAGACCGCGCTGGCCGCCGCGTTCATGGCCAAGCCGGACATCCTCATCATGGACGAGCCCACCACCGGACTCGACCCGCTGATGCGCGACCGCTTCCTCGAACTGCTCGACGAGCGGCTCAAGGCGGGTTGCACGGTGTTCATGTCCAGCCATATCTTCGGCGAGATGGAACGCAGCTGCGACCGCGTGGCGCTGATCAAGGACGGCCATATCGCCGACGTGAAGGACGTCAACGAGATCCGCCACAACCATCACAAGGAGTTCCGCGTCGAATTCGCCACGCGCGAGGAATACGAGAGGGCCCGCGCCCTTGGATTCGAACTGGCCGAGGAGCGCCCCGAACGGCTGCAGATCACCTTCGGCGTCGACGACGGCGACATCGCCCTGCTGCTGAACGCGCTGATGGAGTTCGACGTGCTCTGGTTCAAGGAGATCAAGCATTCGCTGGAGGAATACGTCCTCACCGTGTTCGAGGCCGAGGAGGCCGGCAAGGCCGACGACGCCGACGGCACCGACACGACCGACGCACTCCGGTAA